Proteins encoded by one window of Flexibacter flexilis DSM 6793:
- a CDS encoding ComEA family DNA-binding protein yields MIKKYSFIGLLALGLSLQNQVFGQEYPRQEIELDRFVENLFQLQDASANYEDMYESLLLLYTNPLNLNTADREDLASLYVLSEAQINGILTYRAKYGSFLSVYELQVVPEMDMNTIYNLMPFTYVRDDGFASDGRPLWQRIRTEKNNTLIVRYSRSLENQKGYTPADSNSQGQPNQRYLGGQNKWFARYRINHPKDFSLGFTMEKDAGEQFTWNPDKKQYGFDFMSAHLFLENKGRWKKIAIGDYQVQFGQGLVLSAGFAVGKGAETVGTVRRSNLGIKPFTSVLEGTFFRGAAATYNIGRVDVTAFLSHKKVDGSVQTATDTIDNDNVENYISSVNITGFHRTASELAKKHTTTEDIAGANAIYRSKDRNLELGVLATGMRYSVPLQRDATSYNQFAFSGKQNSNASVAGSYNWQNFNFFGEAAISESGGKGVVTGFMSSLSPKAEMSMVYRNYSRDYHALYSNAFGEATANTNEQGVYWGLKLRPIKKWTLAVYYDRFKFPWLSYQADAPAEGNEYLARLTYQPSRSITIFGQFRSETKGRNLTSNDTRIDYLVPTTRRNYAINLDYKAPEYISFKTRVQWSDWEQEGRPRTQGYAIIQDITVKPTSRLDVSVRMAIFQTDDYNNRQYAYEKNVLYAFAIPAYYGRGTRAYLLANYGITRRLEMWLRIARTHYRDVNTVGSGLEQKQGNKDTDLVVQLRYKFG; encoded by the coding sequence ATGATAAAAAAATACAGTTTTATCGGTTTGTTGGCATTGGGCTTATCGCTTCAAAATCAGGTGTTTGGGCAAGAATATCCGCGCCAAGAAATAGAACTTGACCGTTTTGTCGAAAACCTATTTCAGTTGCAAGACGCATCGGCCAACTACGAGGATATGTACGAATCATTGTTGTTGCTTTATACCAATCCCCTGAACCTCAACACCGCCGACCGCGAAGACTTGGCCTCGCTCTACGTGCTTTCGGAGGCGCAAATCAACGGCATACTCACGTATCGCGCCAAATACGGCAGTTTTTTGTCTGTGTATGAGTTGCAGGTTGTGCCAGAAATGGACATGAACACGATTTATAACCTCATGCCGTTTACCTATGTGCGTGATGATGGTTTTGCTTCCGACGGTCGTCCGCTTTGGCAGCGTATCCGAACCGAAAAAAATAACACACTGATTGTCAGATATTCACGTTCTTTGGAAAACCAAAAAGGCTACACGCCCGCCGACAGCAATTCGCAAGGCCAACCGAATCAGCGTTATTTGGGCGGCCAAAATAAATGGTTTGCGCGTTATCGCATCAATCACCCGAAAGATTTTAGTTTGGGTTTTACGATGGAAAAAGACGCAGGCGAGCAGTTCACTTGGAATCCCGACAAAAAACAATACGGTTTTGACTTTATGTCGGCGCATCTTTTTTTGGAAAATAAAGGTCGTTGGAAAAAAATTGCGATAGGCGACTACCAAGTACAATTCGGACAAGGGCTTGTGCTTTCGGCAGGTTTTGCCGTCGGCAAAGGCGCGGAAACTGTCGGGACGGTGCGCCGTAGTAACTTGGGTATCAAGCCGTTTACTTCGGTGCTGGAAGGGACATTTTTCAGAGGTGCGGCCGCTACTTACAACATTGGCCGCGTAGATGTAACGGCTTTTCTTTCCCATAAAAAAGTAGATGGAAGCGTCCAAACGGCCACCGATACCATCGACAACGACAACGTAGAAAATTATATCAGTAGCGTAAATATTACGGGTTTTCATCGTACGGCAAGCGAATTAGCCAAAAAACATACCACTACCGAAGACATCGCAGGCGCAAATGCCATTTATCGCAGCAAAGACCGCAATTTGGAACTGGGCGTTTTGGCGACGGGTATGCGTTATAGCGTGCCTTTGCAGCGCGATGCCACGTCCTACAATCAATTTGCTTTTTCGGGCAAACAGAATAGCAATGCCAGCGTGGCGGGTTCGTACAACTGGCAAAATTTTAACTTTTTTGGAGAAGCGGCCATTTCGGAAAGTGGCGGCAAAGGTGTTGTAACTGGCTTTATGTCAAGTCTTTCGCCCAAAGCCGAAATGTCGATGGTGTATCGCAACTATTCCCGCGATTATCACGCGCTTTATTCCAACGCTTTCGGCGAGGCTACGGCCAACACCAACGAACAAGGCGTTTATTGGGGCTTGAAATTGCGCCCAATCAAAAAATGGACATTGGCCGTGTATTACGACCGTTTCAAATTCCCTTGGCTTTCGTATCAGGCCGACGCGCCAGCCGAAGGCAACGAATATTTGGCGCGCCTCACGTATCAGCCATCGCGCAGCATCACGATTTTTGGGCAGTTCCGCAGCGAAACCAAAGGCCGCAACCTGACCAGCAACGACACGCGCATCGATTATTTAGTGCCGACTACACGCCGCAATTATGCCATTAATTTGGATTACAAAGCTCCTGAATACATTAGTTTCAAGACCAGAGTACAATGGAGCGACTGGGAGCAAGAAGGCCGTCCGCGCACGCAGGGCTACGCCATTATTCAGGACATTACAGTAAAGCCAACTTCGCGCCTCGACGTGAGTGTACGCATGGCTATTTTCCAAACAGACGACTACAACAACCGCCAATACGCTTACGAGAAAAACGTATTGTACGCTTTTGCGATTCCTGCCTATTACGGACGAGGCACAAGAGCTTATCTGTTAGCCAATTACGGCATTACGCGCCGCTTAGAAATGTGGTTGCGCATTGCCCGCACGCACTACCGCGACGTAAATACGGTGGGTTCGGGTCTGGAACAAAAACAAGGCAACAAGGACACGGATTTGGTGGTGCAGTTGCGCTATAAGTTTGGTTAA
- a CDS encoding PorV/PorQ family protein, protein MKKFLQLLGLGVLLHTSAQAGHDNAPIGARAIGMGNASVTLRDSWSMFNNIGGLAGVKQKEVGVFVGNKFNNKSFTTVAAGFAAPLRENKNGVIAVNVQRFGDDLLSQSRAGIGYGHQIAGVSLGIQVDYLQTSVSEIGSKGVFGIQFGGVAEITPELLIGAHIFNVTQAKIADYQNERLPTVMKAGLSYRPTKTLMLNIETEKDIDYKARVKAGVEYEIVKKVYLRTGINTNNFSNFFGIGVKQSLFDFDYAATTHTKLGWSHAFSLSYKFLSRKTSAKPSNPSADL, encoded by the coding sequence GTGAAAAAATTTCTACAACTATTGGGTTTGGGTGTGCTGCTGCACACTTCGGCACAGGCTGGCCACGACAACGCTCCGATTGGCGCACGCGCTATCGGCATGGGCAACGCTTCGGTTACGCTGCGCGATTCTTGGTCTATGTTCAATAACATTGGCGGTTTGGCTGGCGTAAAGCAAAAAGAAGTAGGTGTTTTTGTGGGAAATAAATTTAATAACAAATCATTTACGACTGTGGCTGCAGGCTTTGCCGCGCCGCTTCGCGAAAACAAAAACGGCGTGATTGCCGTCAATGTGCAGCGTTTCGGGGACGATTTGTTGAGTCAAAGCCGCGCAGGAATCGGATACGGCCATCAAATCGCGGGCGTTTCCTTAGGGATTCAGGTGGATTATTTGCAAACTTCCGTGTCCGAAATCGGCAGCAAAGGCGTGTTCGGAATTCAGTTTGGCGGTGTGGCCGAAATTACGCCCGAATTGCTCATTGGCGCACATATTTTCAATGTTACGCAAGCCAAAATCGCTGATTATCAGAACGAACGCCTCCCAACCGTGATGAAGGCAGGTTTGTCGTACAGGCCAACTAAAACGTTGATGCTCAACATCGAAACAGAAAAAGACATCGACTACAAAGCACGTGTAAAAGCGGGTGTAGAATACGAAATCGTGAAGAAAGTGTATTTGCGCACGGGCATCAACACCAACAATTTTTCTAACTTTTTTGGAATAGGCGTAAAACAAAGCCTTTTTGACTTTGACTATGCCGCCACCACGCACACCAAATTGGGTTGGTCGCACGCTTTTTCGTTGAGCTACAAATTTTTGTCGCGTAAAACATCTGCCAAACCTTCAAATCCTTCCGCTGATTTATGA